One Tenrec ecaudatus isolate mTenEca1 chromosome 12, mTenEca1.hap1, whole genome shotgun sequence DNA segment encodes these proteins:
- the DCTPP1 gene encoding dCTP pyrophosphatase 1 → MSGTEGGARGGEPGEDAVPFSFSSKPTLEDIRRLHAEFTAERDWDQFHRPRNLLLALVGEVGELAEIFQWKPDEEPGPQAWPARERAALEEELSDVLIYLVALAARCRVDLPQAVLSKMDTNRRRYPAHLARGSACKYTDLPQEAASKDQVAAPADLTPQDSTGQTST, encoded by the exons ATGTCCGGGACCGAGGGGGGCGCGCGTGGCGGGGAGCCGGGAGAAGATGCTGTCCCCTTCAGCTTCAGCTCGAAGCCCACACTGGAGGACAT CCGCCGCCTCCATGCCGAGTTCACTGCTGAGCGAGACTGGGACCAGTTCCACAGGCCTCggaacctcctcctggccttggTGGGGGAAGTCGGGGAGCTGGCCGAAATTTT TCAGTGGAAGCCCGATGAGGAGCCTGGACCCCAAGCCTGGCCTGCCAGGGAGCGAGCGGCCCTTGAGGAGGAGCTTAGTGACGTCCTCATCTATCTCGTGGCCTTGGCAGCCCGCTGCCGGGTGGACCTGCCCCAGGCAGTGCTCTCCAAGATGGACACCAACCGACGCCGGTATCCGGCCCATCTGGCCCGAGGCTCTGCCTGCAAGTATACGGACCTGCCTCAGGAGGCTGCCTCCAAAGACCAGGTGGCGGCACCTGCAGACCTTACTCCCcaagactctacaggacagacatCCACCTAG